In Aptenodytes patagonicus chromosome 6, bAptPat1.pri.cur, whole genome shotgun sequence, one genomic interval encodes:
- the SUMO3 gene encoding small ubiquitin-related modifier 3, which yields MSEEKPKEGVKTENDHINLKVAGQDGSVVQFKIKRHTPLSKLMKAYCERQGLSMRQIRFRFDGQPINEADTPAQLEMEDEDTIDVFQQQTGGVC from the exons ATGTCGGAGGAGAAGCCCAAG GAAGGCGTGAAAACGGAGAACGATCATATCAACCTGAAAGTGGCGGGGCAAGACGGCTCCGTGGTGCAGTTCAAAATCAAGCGGCACACCCCGCTGAGCAAGCTGATGAAGGCGTACTGCGAGCGGCAG GGCTTGTCGATGAGGCAGATTAGATTCAGATTTGATGGACAACCAATTAATGAAGCAGACACACCTGCACAg CTGGAGATGGAAGATGAAGACACTATCGATGTGTTCCAACAGCAGACGGGTGGAGTGTGTTAA